In Mycoplasma sp. Mirounga ES2805-ORL, a single window of DNA contains:
- the gap gene encoding type I glyceraldehyde-3-phosphate dehydrogenase — MKKIAINGFGRIGRLSLRHLVQTNEKNVEVVAINDLTNIEMLAHLLKYDTAFGPFNAKVETTENGIVVNGKEIKVFSEKDPEKLPWKELNIDVVLECTGFFAKKEGAIKHINAGAKKVIVSAPSSKDVKTVVYNVNHQILNADDQIISAASCTTNCLAPVVKVLVDNFGIKNGFMTTVHAFTGDQMLQDGPHRKGNLRRARAASQNIVPATTGAAKAIGLVIPEASGILDGVALRVPTITGSYVDLTVQLEKEPSVEEINKAFEKAANQSFKYEVDEIVSSDVIGSTYGSIFDSTLTKIQEANGTKLYKLGAWYDNEMSYVSQLVRTLVYVAKLK; from the coding sequence ATGAAAAAAATAGCAATAAACGGATTCGGAAGAATAGGAAGACTATCACTAAGACATTTAGTTCAAACTAATGAAAAAAATGTTGAAGTTGTAGCAATTAATGATTTAACAAATATTGAAATGTTAGCTCATTTATTAAAATACGATACAGCCTTTGGCCCATTCAACGCAAAGGTTGAAACAACTGAAAATGGAATAGTTGTTAATGGAAAAGAGATAAAGGTTTTTTCAGAAAAAGACCCTGAAAAATTACCATGAAAAGAATTAAACATTGATGTTGTTCTAGAATGTACTGGTTTTTTTGCCAAAAAAGAAGGAGCTATAAAACACATAAACGCGGGTGCTAAAAAAGTTATAGTTAGTGCACCTTCTAGCAAGGATGTAAAAACAGTAGTTTATAATGTTAATCACCAAATTCTAAATGCCGATGATCAAATAATATCTGCCGCCTCATGTACGACTAATTGTTTAGCACCTGTTGTAAAAGTTTTAGTAGATAATTTTGGAATTAAAAATGGATTTATGACAACTGTCCATGCTTTTACAGGAGACCAAATGTTGCAAGATGGTCCTCATAGAAAGGGAAACTTAAGAAGAGCTAGAGCGGCTTCTCAAAATATTGTTCCTGCAACTACAGGTGCTGCTAAAGCTATTGGTTTAGTGATTCCTGAAGCAAGCGGCATTTTAGATGGCGTTGCGTTACGTGTCCCAACAATAACCGGTTCTTATGTTGACTTAACTGTTCAGTTAGAAAAAGAACCATCAGTTGAAGAGATTAATAAAGCTTTTGAAAAAGCGGCAAATCAATCATTTAAATATGAAGTTGATGAAATTGTTTCATCAGATGTAATTGGTTCAACATATGGATCAATATTTGATTCAACACTTACAAAGATTCAAGAAGCCAACGGTACTAAATTATATAAATTAGGTGCATGGTACGACAACGAAATGTCTTATGTTTCTCAATTAGTAAGAACATTAGTATATGTTGCCAAACTAAAATAA
- a CDS encoding adenine phosphoribosyltransferase, which yields MDISKFIKNIPDFPKEGIAFKDICPLLANGEAFNYTINKMAELCKTADVIVAPDARGFIFGSPVAFLLKKPFIMVRKPGKLPGEKFIESYELEYGVNTLEMQKDLIKPNQKVAIIDDVLATSGTIKAIINLVEKQGAKIDKVVQLLELTKLKGRQILEDKGIEVHSLIKV from the coding sequence ATGGATATTAGTAAATTTATAAAAAACATCCCAGATTTTCCTAAAGAAGGAATCGCTTTCAAAGATATATGCCCATTACTAGCTAATGGTGAAGCTTTTAACTATACAATAAATAAAATGGCTGAATTATGCAAAACAGCTGATGTTATTGTAGCTCCTGATGCTCGTGGTTTTATTTTTGGTTCACCAGTTGCATTCTTGCTTAAAAAACCTTTTATTATGGTTAGAAAACCTGGTAAATTGCCTGGTGAAAAATTTATCGAAAGTTATGAACTAGAGTATGGTGTTAATACATTAGAAATGCAAAAAGATCTAATTAAACCAAATCAAAAAGTTGCTATTATTGATGATGTTTTAGCTACATCAGGAACAATAAAAGCAATTATTAATCTTGTTGAAAAACAAGGTGCTAAAATTGATAAGGTAGTTCAACTTTTGGAATTAACTAAACTAAAAGGAAGACAAATATTAGAAGACAAAGGAATAGAAGTTCATTCCCTCATTAAGGTGTAA
- a CDS encoding YihY/virulence factor BrkB family protein has protein sequence MNNKQNKEILTGLNSFKIKKEYKKQIKKSSFARNIIQPDDQRVGFFGKGIKFLIMIILWIATPKLAWKNKNKTQQMIDRTYKKLTSNDIAFIPVSLAFHFLISFIPIITIVFAFLWPIKVINNSQENQRYWQLFTSVILDHIIPGIDEFTQGFGKTIKTFQENSKAGFIWSIILLLSVSLWMSSSGWAKFVYSQNYVFEHHDLGNYITNRIKGLLIVIGLSVSLTIAGLIYLFFYDVFKPFVNAEIFFYTTFPIYLFIFLYLGYSILFKTAPSFKISWSLVFPGVIVTTIPFALLTLIFPLIISQTNYKQYESWASLIYISIYIFALTHITLFGTIVNESYFKTYQSSYTVSKKLSFFSKFRF, from the coding sequence ATGAATAATAAACAAAATAAAGAAATACTTACAGGCTTAAATAGTTTCAAAATTAAAAAAGAATATAAGAAGCAAATTAAAAAATCTTCTTTTGCCCGGAACATAATTCAACCCGATGACCAACGTGTTGGTTTTTTTGGTAAAGGTATAAAATTTTTGATAATGATTATTCTTTGAATCGCTACACCAAAATTAGCATGGAAAAATAAAAATAAAACTCAACAAATGATTGATAGAACATACAAAAAACTAACCAGTAATGATATAGCTTTTATTCCGGTTTCTCTAGCTTTTCATTTTTTGATTAGTTTCATACCTATTATTACAATTGTTTTTGCTTTTCTTTGACCAATAAAAGTTATTAATAATAGCCAAGAGAATCAAAGATATTGACAGCTGTTTACATCAGTTATTCTAGATCACATAATTCCAGGTATTGATGAATTTACACAAGGTTTTGGAAAAACAATAAAAACATTCCAAGAAAACAGCAAAGCTGGATTTATATGATCAATTATCTTGTTACTTTCTGTTTCTTTGTGAATGTCTTCTAGCGGCTGAGCTAAATTTGTTTACAGCCAAAACTATGTTTTTGAACATCATGATTTAGGAAACTATATAACAAATAGAATAAAAGGTTTATTAATAGTTATTGGACTTAGTGTTTCATTAACTATTGCAGGATTAATTTATTTATTCTTCTATGATGTGTTTAAGCCTTTTGTAAATGCAGAAATATTCTTTTATACAACCTTCCCAATTTACTTATTTATTTTTCTTTATTTAGGATACTCAATATTATTTAAAACAGCTCCTAGTTTTAAAATAAGCTGGAGTCTTGTTTTCCCTGGAGTAATAGTAACTACAATTCCGTTTGCATTACTCACATTAATTTTCCCTTTAATAATTAGTCAAACAAACTATAAACAATATGAATCGTGAGCCTCGCTAATTTATATTTCCATTTACATTTTTGCATTAACCCACATAACTTTATTTGGAACAATAGTTAATGAATCATATTTTAAAACTTATCAATCTAGTTACACAGTATCTAAAAAATTAAGTTTTTTCAGTAAATTTAGATTTTAA
- a CDS encoding TM2 domain-containing protein — MEKKSRTVLTLLSFFLGGMGIDRFYAGRIGLGVAKLLTFGGFGIWSACWFYSCCVRPTKRW; from the coding sequence ATCGAAAAGAAAAGTAGAACAGTTTTAACACTTTTATCATTCTTCCTTGGAGGTATGGGCATTGATAGATTTTATGCTGGAAGAATAGGATTGGGCGTAGCTAAATTGCTTACTTTTGGTGGTTTCGGAATTTGAAGCGCTTGTTGATTTTATTCTTGCTGTGTGCGGCCAACAAAAAGATGGTAA
- the infB gene encoding translation initiation factor IF-2 yields MSKKDTRISNVNAVKDQLSSVKTEVKNGVFIFTNNMTVGEFAEKVKISANAIIKNFLLKGKMIQINHVLEEEDIAEICLEHNLDFKKETSIDASNFLNTVVFEDDPKDLTKRPPVVTVMGHVDHGKTTLVDYIRKTKVAQSESSGITQHTGAYQVNHNNSLITFIDTPGHEVFTEMRSRGAKITDIIILVVAADDGIMPQTIEAIELAKQAKVPLIIFINKMDKPNKNIEKIKNQLLEHDVVIEEYKGDTPVVYGAAKIGQGVDELLSSIVLLSDLLDLKANYNRYPIGTVIESKVDTGLGVMTKIIIENGTLEKGDFIVAGSCYGRVKSISNTLNELINKATPGDPVTITGLNNLPLAGDRFIGFDDEKFAKKIAEDKAKKDKATELMNRNTQVINLDSNKKIFNVIIKSDVQGTAEAVKSTINGMSNEEAVINVVSASAGQTNNNDLLLAQSSNAIIINFNVKPSANIKQTAKQQKVTMTYYKVILKVQEDMRALLDGERKVIYEEKKIGSAHIIKLFKYSKVGIIAGSMMDEGVVKIGCKVKVFRNKKMVYQGVIETLQREKNQVKEVVNGKDFGTHIKGFNDIKQDDILEFFEDVAVPFN; encoded by the coding sequence ATGTCTAAAAAAGATACAAGAATAAGTAATGTAAATGCAGTTAAGGACCAATTGTCTTCTGTAAAAACAGAAGTTAAAAATGGAGTTTTCATTTTTACAAACAATATGACAGTTGGAGAATTTGCAGAAAAGGTAAAAATTTCAGCGAATGCAATAATTAAAAATTTTCTATTAAAAGGGAAAATGATTCAAATAAATCATGTCCTTGAAGAAGAAGATATAGCAGAAATTTGTCTAGAACATAATCTAGATTTTAAGAAAGAAACTTCAATTGATGCAAGTAATTTCCTCAATACAGTTGTTTTTGAAGATGATCCAAAGGATTTAACTAAAAGGCCCCCAGTTGTTACGGTTATGGGTCATGTTGACCACGGAAAGACTACACTAGTTGACTATATTAGAAAAACTAAAGTTGCGCAAAGTGAAAGTAGTGGTATTACTCAACACACAGGAGCTTACCAAGTAAATCATAATAATAGTCTAATTACATTTATTGACACTCCAGGTCACGAAGTATTTACTGAGATGAGATCTCGTGGAGCTAAAATAACAGATATTATTATATTAGTTGTTGCAGCAGATGACGGAATAATGCCTCAAACTATTGAAGCAATAGAATTAGCAAAACAAGCTAAAGTGCCTTTAATTATTTTTATTAATAAAATGGATAAACCGAATAAAAATATTGAAAAAATCAAAAATCAATTACTTGAACATGATGTTGTTATTGAAGAATATAAAGGTGATACACCTGTAGTGTATGGTGCCGCTAAGATTGGTCAAGGTGTTGATGAACTTCTAAGTTCAATAGTTTTATTAAGTGATTTATTAGATTTAAAAGCTAACTATAATAGATACCCAATTGGAACAGTTATTGAAAGTAAAGTTGATACCGGATTAGGTGTTATGACTAAAATTATTATTGAAAATGGAACTCTTGAAAAAGGAGATTTCATTGTTGCCGGTTCATGTTATGGACGTGTGAAATCAATAAGCAACACTTTAAATGAATTAATTAATAAAGCAACTCCAGGTGATCCAGTTACTATAACAGGACTAAATAATCTACCTCTTGCGGGAGATAGATTTATTGGATTTGATGATGAAAAATTTGCCAAGAAGATAGCTGAGGATAAAGCCAAAAAAGATAAAGCAACTGAATTAATGAATAGAAATACACAAGTTATTAATCTTGATTCAAACAAGAAAATATTTAACGTAATAATTAAATCAGATGTACAAGGTACTGCGGAAGCGGTTAAGTCAACAATTAATGGCATGAGTAACGAAGAAGCTGTTATTAATGTTGTATCAGCTTCTGCGGGTCAAACTAATAATAATGATTTATTATTAGCACAATCTTCAAATGCGATAATTATTAATTTTAATGTTAAGCCTTCTGCTAATATCAAGCAAACAGCAAAGCAACAAAAAGTTACAATGACTTATTATAAAGTCATCTTAAAGGTTCAAGAAGACATGCGAGCACTTCTAGATGGCGAAAGAAAAGTTATTTATGAAGAAAAGAAAATTGGTTCAGCTCATATTATTAAGTTATTTAAGTACTCAAAAGTAGGAATAATTGCTGGAAGTATGATGGACGAAGGTGTTGTTAAAATTGGATGTAAAGTCAAAGTATTTAGAAATAAAAAAATGGTATATCAAGGTGTTATAGAAACCTTACAAAGAGAAAAAAATCAAGTTAAAGAAGTTGTAAACGGAAAAGATTTTGGAACACATATTAAAGGTTTCAATGATATTAAACAAGATGACATTTTAGAATTTTTTGAAGATGTCGCAGTGCCTTTCAATTAA
- a CDS encoding YlxR family protein produces MKIEINKIFKRKCIITNQIIEANKLIRFDYDKKNNIITLDIQKNKKGRGAYFLPSEENWQKIVKTRGLNRAFRTKVSNETYKSIEQQLEEHACLKKIQE; encoded by the coding sequence ATGAAGATTGAAATTAATAAAATTTTCAAAAGAAAATGTATTATCACAAACCAAATTATTGAAGCTAATAAGCTCATACGCTTTGACTATGACAAAAAAAACAATATAATAACTTTGGATATTCAAAAGAATAAAAAAGGTCGGGGTGCATATTTTCTTCCATCTGAAGAAAACTGACAAAAAATAGTGAAGACTAGAGGTTTAAATAGAGCCTTTCGCACAAAAGTTTCAAATGAAACTTATAAATCTATAGAACAACAACTAGAGGAGCACGCATGTCTAAAAAAGATACAAGAATAA
- a CDS encoding NusA N-terminal domain-containing protein, with product MAKKETNLNYKKALYETIIGYKNSLNLPVEGLLETFGSETSKIINKKIDPDAEIIFEIDNDKQEVSIFNNKISVVEDDSEIINETGYLAPISFIELKNAKKIKKDVEVGDSIKIELALFEILNEAKKAKASNPLHSENAKTCLKTIESTLKQGIKLLQKQQIFDKYSKLIGKSVKIMFNSKNKNGSWNVQLVEDNVSAYLPANLVNSKRNIKPGSYEDAIVESVDPETKFNQVCVSLDSPKIVEDLLRNSIPEINQGLIEIVNLVRQPGERSKVAVKKTNLSSADFDVYGAIIGPNASRIESIISQLKGEKIDVVLYSENPIEFISNALSPAKVVDIKVKDAEKGKYLAIVPDNAVTLAIGRRGINASLASNLTNNNIDIISVSDARSKKIQFDETLVDELTQMFQNKKSDIFTRRQSNRRTRRGNSYNNNNYLSSTDFDLDIAQYKEKESEDFDIASNGYEDLDFEELFRKHSSENVEKTISDDIETEQIKKSFSNKKSEAQLKSEAEKVIEEFEVDEDLSSFGLDGDFDISDFDDEDWN from the coding sequence ATGGCAAAAAAAGAAACAAATCTAAATTACAAGAAAGCATTATACGAAACTATTATTGGTTACAAGAATAGTTTGAATTTACCAGTTGAAGGATTACTAGAAACATTTGGTTCTGAAACTTCAAAAATAATAAACAAGAAAATAGATCCAGATGCAGAGATTATATTTGAAATTGATAACGATAAACAAGAAGTATCAATTTTTAATAATAAAATTTCAGTCGTTGAAGATGATTCAGAAATTATTAATGAGACTGGATATCTAGCGCCAATATCATTTATCGAATTAAAAAATGCTAAAAAAATAAAAAAAGATGTTGAGGTTGGTGATTCAATAAAAATTGAATTAGCACTATTTGAAATTCTTAATGAAGCGAAGAAAGCTAAGGCAAGCAACCCTCTTCATAGTGAAAACGCTAAGACATGTTTAAAAACCATTGAATCAACATTAAAACAAGGTATTAAATTGCTTCAAAAACAACAAATTTTTGATAAATACTCAAAATTAATAGGAAAATCTGTGAAAATCATGTTTAACTCTAAAAACAAAAACGGTTCTTGAAACGTTCAATTAGTTGAAGATAACGTTTCTGCTTATTTACCTGCTAATCTTGTTAATTCAAAAAGAAACATTAAGCCAGGTTCTTATGAAGACGCGATTGTTGAAAGTGTAGATCCAGAGACCAAATTTAATCAAGTTTGCGTCTCTCTAGATTCTCCGAAAATAGTTGAAGATCTTTTAAGAAACAGTATCCCAGAAATTAACCAAGGTTTAATTGAAATTGTGAACTTAGTAAGACAGCCTGGTGAAAGGTCAAAAGTAGCTGTTAAAAAGACTAACCTATCATCAGCTGATTTTGATGTTTATGGTGCAATTATAGGCCCTAATGCATCAAGAATTGAATCAATTATTTCTCAATTAAAAGGTGAGAAAATTGATGTTGTTCTATATAGTGAAAATCCAATTGAATTTATATCCAATGCCCTTAGCCCAGCAAAAGTTGTGGATATCAAAGTTAAAGATGCCGAAAAAGGCAAATATCTTGCAATAGTTCCTGATAATGCCGTTACCTTAGCAATTGGACGTAGAGGAATAAATGCATCATTAGCATCTAATTTAACCAATAATAATATTGATATTATAAGTGTGAGCGATGCAAGATCTAAAAAAATCCAATTTGATGAAACATTGGTTGATGAACTTACACAAATGTTCCAAAATAAAAAATCAGATATTTTTACTAGAAGACAAAGTAACAGAAGAACAAGGAGAGGCAACTCATACAATAATAATAACTACTTATCATCAACCGATTTTGATTTAGATATTGCGCAATACAAAGAAAAAGAATCTGAAGATTTTGATATTGCTTCAAATGGTTATGAAGATTTAGATTTTGAAGAACTATTTAGAAAACACTCAAGTGAAAATGTTGAGAAAACAATTTCTGATGATATAGAAACAGAACAAATTAAAAAATCATTTTCAAACAAAAAATCTGAAGCCCAATTAAAAAGTGAAGCTGAAAAAGTTATTGAAGAGTTTGAAGTAGACGAAGATCTTTCATCATTTGGACTTGATGGTGATTTCGATATAAGTGATTTTGACGATGAAGATTGAAATTAA
- a CDS encoding ribosome assembly cofactor RimP, giving the protein MNWKNYLIDKFNDEVIDVKLSKNDMSTMDLVVTSKYQDIEKVNLLTQKINNVLDELDSSKFNFDNLVVESKGFEIDLEWKNLIDGEKIVVVLNKSIKGNEKFIGELVSHSEELLNVRWNCKGQFRNQEISRSDIKKIERYIKY; this is encoded by the coding sequence ATGAATTGAAAAAATTATTTAATTGATAAATTTAATGATGAAGTTATTGATGTGAAATTATCAAAAAATGACATGTCAACAATGGATTTGGTGGTTACATCTAAATATCAAGATATTGAGAAGGTAAATTTATTAACACAAAAAATTAATAATGTTTTAGATGAATTAGATTCAAGCAAATTTAATTTTGACAATTTAGTAGTTGAATCAAAAGGTTTTGAAATTGACCTTGAATGAAAAAACTTAATTGACGGAGAAAAAATTGTAGTTGTTCTAAATAAATCGATTAAGGGGAATGAAAAATTTATTGGAGAATTAGTTTCTCATTCTGAAGAATTGTTGAATGTAAGATGAAACTGCAAGGGTCAATTTAGAAATCAAGAAATTAGTAGAAGTGATATTAAAAAAATTGAAAGGTATATTAAATATTAA
- a CDS encoding variable surface lipoprotein: protein MKKIKLLNSLAVISAATFSLPLVASSCGNKKEDPKPNKPETPVVDKDTEIKNVISNVDNVISIQYKTVADSITDESKKTKVNAEVQKLSDNAVKTIKENKIALINLIKDDLSVETIKKVGQSFDTLSSQLNSVLVGIVEKAIKNKPTVNGTEFIKSFLSDEKMNQIKDQLADTLASQKTTLIESANELFDLLKTKESTKSITVIDSFATQMSEFFKNKIDEVVAEIKKVQINTSEGLIQSVKPLLDVFKNVKTSAAAKAHEILTEASDYNAVQNVLKPIYESLEAVLDNNFQALVNGAIQTAKTIDDIAKLL, encoded by the coding sequence ATGAAAAAAATAAAATTATTAAACAGTTTAGCTGTTATATCAGCAGCAACATTTTCTTTACCACTAGTTGCTTCATCTTGTGGAAATAAAAAAGAAGATCCAAAACCAAATAAACCAGAAACACCTGTTGTTGATAAAGATACCGAAATTAAAAACGTTATTTCAAATGTTGATAATGTTATTTCAATACAATACAAAACAGTTGCTGACTCAATAACTGATGAATCTAAAAAAACTAAAGTTAATGCAGAAGTTCAAAAATTATCTGATAACGCAGTTAAAACTATTAAAGAAAATAAAATAGCTCTAATAAATTTAATTAAAGACGATTTAAGTGTAGAAACTATTAAGAAAGTTGGACAATCATTCGACACTTTATCTTCACAATTAAACAGTGTTTTAGTAGGAATTGTTGAAAAAGCTATTAAAAACAAACCTACTGTAAATGGTACCGAATTTATAAAATCATTTTTATCAGATGAAAAAATGAATCAAATAAAAGATCAATTAGCTGACACTTTAGCTAGCCAAAAAACAACATTAATAGAATCTGCAAATGAACTTTTTGATCTTTTAAAAACAAAAGAAAGCACAAAATCTATTACTGTAATAGATAGCTTTGCAACTCAAATGTCTGAATTTTTCAAAAATAAAATTGATGAAGTTGTTGCAGAAATTAAAAAAGTTCAAATCAACACATCAGAAGGTTTAATACAATCTGTAAAACCACTACTAGATGTATTTAAGAATGTAAAGACAAGTGCGGCAGCAAAAGCACATGAAATTTTAACTGAAGCTAGTGATTATAATGCTGTTCAAAATGTTCTAAAACCAATATATGAAAGTTTAGAAGCAGTTCTTGATAATAATTTCCAAGCTTTAGTTAATGGTGCAATTCAAACAGCTAAAACAATTGATGATATTGCAAAATTACTTTAA
- a CDS encoding DNA methyltransferase — protein MANKLTEKTLSRLSKKYKLSKSTNLISFINENPENFENIELYQIAQYFDSKRRGEKPYYIELETLELIKNRLPEIKKKDIYIVDPICSVGIFLPMLIEKYGNKDKISFEFFDKDPETIEVARALWKLESHKRNISMSFQKKEFLNKRVNKNIDLMIGNFPNARTAHRVIRKEHPGLVKGHKQIQSYSTIYVKKAFVWSEYIVSIVPKNFLFTDEYKPVRDVMSKTNIHNIIDMDTKGFFNLKNENIILFNDFKTKLDYSNRVSVYSMKFKRDHHVNQKLLTSKTYPNWIIYRNGFFSRIARSLKLNTFNISRNVIPNITDDPYNAYWVIRGDNFDENSKIVKIPETDIYVHDDEIVSNTNLSKTLHRPDLYVLKSTLEKMQVDQKPRDTAASEKLIILELKENERELTEEDIKMLNSSDFKNYFNIATNFSSRSKTVDSITSFYLGKLDDQEEKDLSETTSISLDETMTDEFDVSKIEFKDEDDDYDEEDNN, from the coding sequence ATGGCAAATAAATTAACAGAAAAAACATTAAGTAGACTTTCTAAAAAATATAAATTAAGTAAAAGCACGAATTTAATTTCGTTTATTAATGAAAATCCCGAAAATTTTGAAAACATTGAGTTATATCAAATAGCACAATATTTCGATTCCAAGAGAAGAGGGGAAAAACCATACTACATAGAATTAGAAACATTAGAATTAATTAAAAATAGACTTCCTGAAATTAAAAAGAAGGACATATACATTGTTGATCCAATTTGTAGTGTTGGCATTTTTCTTCCAATGCTAATTGAAAAATATGGCAACAAAGATAAAATTTCTTTTGAGTTTTTTGATAAAGATCCTGAAACTATCGAAGTTGCGAGAGCACTTTGGAAGTTGGAAAGCCATAAGAGAAATATATCTATGTCATTTCAAAAGAAGGAATTTTTAAATAAGCGTGTGAATAAAAATATAGATCTTATGATCGGTAATTTTCCAAACGCTAGAACAGCACATAGAGTTATAAGAAAAGAACACCCAGGCTTAGTAAAAGGTCATAAGCAAATTCAATCATATTCAACTATTTATGTTAAGAAAGCTTTTGTATGATCAGAATACATTGTGTCAATAGTACCTAAAAATTTCCTATTCACTGATGAATATAAACCTGTTAGAGATGTTATGTCTAAGACAAATATTCATAACATTATAGATATGGATACAAAAGGATTTTTTAATCTAAAAAATGAAAATATTATTTTATTTAATGACTTCAAAACTAAGTTGGATTATTCAAATAGAGTGAGTGTTTACTCAATGAAATTTAAGAGAGATCACCATGTTAACCAAAAATTACTAACATCAAAAACTTATCCAAACTGAATTATCTATAGAAATGGTTTTTTTTCAAGAATAGCTCGTTCACTAAAATTAAATACCTTTAACATTTCTAGAAATGTAATTCCTAATATCACAGATGATCCCTATAATGCATATTGGGTTATTCGTGGAGATAACTTTGATGAGAATTCAAAGATAGTGAAAATCCCTGAAACAGATATTTATGTACATGATGATGAAATTGTTTCAAATACAAACTTGTCAAAAACGCTTCATAGACCAGATTTATATGTTTTAAAATCTACTCTTGAAAAAATGCAAGTAGATCAAAAACCAAGAGATACAGCTGCTAGTGAAAAATTGATTATTTTAGAACTTAAAGAAAACGAGAGAGAACTAACTGAGGAAGATATTAAAATGTTGAATAGTTCTGATTTTAAAAACTATTTCAATATAGCAACTAACTTTTCATCAAGATCAAAAACTGTTGATAGTATCACGTCATTTTATTTAGGTAAATTGGACGACCAAGAAGAAAAAGACTTAAGTGAAACAACATCCATTTCGCTTGATGAAACAATGACTGATGAATTTGATGTATCTAAAATTGAATTCAAAGACGAAGATGATGATTATGATGAAGAAGATAACAATTAA
- the rpsT gene encoding 30S ribosomal protein S20: MANIKSKQKSIAKMAHANTRNNAMKTRVRKAIRAAREAILANDKKAEELVNAAHSIIATAVQKGVFHVNKGSRKSSRLQKFFNDSKNAKNAK; encoded by the coding sequence ATGGCAAATATAAAATCAAAACAAAAAAGTATTGCAAAAATGGCTCACGCTAATACACGTAACAATGCAATGAAAACAAGAGTACGTAAAGCTATTAGAGCTGCTAGAGAAGCAATACTAGCTAATGATAAAAAAGCAGAAGAACTTGTAAATGCAGCACATTCAATTATTGCTACCGCTGTTCAAAAAGGTGTTTTTCACGTAAATAAAGGTTCACGTAAGTCATCTCGTTTACAAAAATTCTTTAATGATTCCAAAAATGCAAAAAATGCAAAATAA